From the Martelella mediterranea DSM 17316 genome, one window contains:
- a CDS encoding ammonium transporter has translation MQAINAGDTAFVLICTALVCMMTPALALFYGGLVKQRDVLSIMIQNFVCIGIVSIIWVFGGFSLAFGPSIGGIIGDIRPYFGMYHVGISPNDTYAPHIPFMMVFAYQMMFAIITPALMTGAFVGRFKFGAYLFFVGLWTILVYLPAAHWIWGGGFLAKMGVVDFAGGIVIHTAAGFSALAAARFLGKRKVAVGDPESQPASLPLVALGAGLLWFGWFGFNAGGAYAADALAAYAFTNTMLAGAIAMLVWMLWEWREHKRVSFSGVLVGAVTGLATITPAAGYVEPMAALLIGAIGATVCYNAKYVQEWLKIDDTLEVWRAHGVGGMTGAILIGFMASSHINAVSASVKQLGVQVLAVVIVAAYSWIITTILLKILAGFGHLRVADDIQEGGVDEDMVGERAFNLFNMKNDINK, from the coding sequence ATGCAAGCGATCAATGCGGGGGACACCGCGTTTGTTCTGATCTGCACGGCGCTGGTCTGCATGATGACCCCGGCCCTTGCGCTGTTTTACGGTGGCCTGGTGAAGCAGCGCGATGTGCTGTCGATCATGATCCAGAATTTCGTGTGCATTGGGATCGTCAGCATCATCTGGGTGTTTGGTGGTTTCAGCCTGGCCTTCGGTCCGTCGATCGGCGGCATCATCGGCGATATCCGGCCTTATTTCGGCATGTATCATGTGGGTATCAGTCCGAATGACACCTACGCGCCGCACATTCCCTTCATGATGGTCTTCGCCTATCAGATGATGTTCGCGATCATCACGCCGGCACTGATGACCGGCGCCTTTGTCGGTCGTTTCAAGTTCGGGGCCTATCTGTTCTTCGTCGGTTTGTGGACGATCCTGGTATACCTGCCGGCAGCGCACTGGATCTGGGGCGGCGGTTTCCTGGCCAAGATGGGCGTCGTCGATTTTGCCGGCGGCATAGTGATCCACACCGCTGCGGGTTTCTCGGCCCTTGCGGCTGCCCGCTTCCTCGGCAAGCGCAAGGTCGCCGTCGGCGATCCTGAAAGCCAGCCGGCGAGCCTGCCGCTGGTGGCGCTCGGCGCGGGGCTGTTGTGGTTCGGCTGGTTCGGCTTCAATGCCGGCGGCGCCTATGCGGCGGATGCGCTTGCGGCCTACGCCTTCACCAACACCATGCTCGCCGGCGCGATCGCCATGCTGGTCTGGATGTTGTGGGAGTGGCGCGAGCACAAACGGGTCTCCTTCTCCGGCGTTCTCGTCGGCGCGGTGACCGGCCTTGCGACCATCACGCCCGCCGCCGGCTATGTCGAGCCGATGGCCGCGCTGCTGATCGGGGCTATCGGCGCGACGGTCTGCTACAACGCCAAATATGTTCAGGAATGGTTGAAGATCGACGACACGCTGGAAGTCTGGCGCGCCCATGGCGTCGGCGGCATGACCGGGGCGATCCTGATCGGCTTCATGGCCAGTTCGCATATCAACGCCGTCTCGGCGAGCGTTAAGCAGCTTGGCGTGCAGGTGCTGGCCGTCGTTATCGTCGCCGCCTATTCCTGGATCATCACGACGATCCTTCTGAAGATCCTCGCGGGCTTCGGCCATCTGCGGGTAGCTGACGATATCCAGGAAGGAGGCGTCGATGAAGACATGGTCGGCGAACGCGCCTTCAACCTCTTCAACATGAAGAACGACATCAACAAGTAA
- a CDS encoding SLC13 family permease — protein MDITVIIFLLVYLALALGYLPGFRVDRTGAAVVGALAMIGFGRITDKQAWDAIDYHTVGLLFGLMVVSGAFTVSGFYQWLAGRVASLKVSPPALLAFLVVTGGGLSAVLTNDVVIVAMTPLLVSITMSRGLNPVPFLLGFCFATNTGSVATIIGSPQNMIAAQTLGLSFTGFMKVALVPALISLPVVWGAVCLIYRGRWNLAAVEERPPSATVAAPAQKLDIAETIKAAIVTVAVVAAFVFTDWPREMVALSAAAVMLVNRQVSSKEVIGTVDGNLLLLLAGLFVVNAALAQTGMPQKVVHDLQGAGVDFANPSILFLVASALSNIVGNNPAVMLLAPFLPHAANTDALGAALALGTGFSSNLIIFGSLAGIIVVEQAKDRGVKIGMGEFCRAGVPVTLLCMVLALLWIAFLT, from the coding sequence GTGGATATCACCGTCATCATCTTTCTTCTGGTCTATCTGGCGCTGGCGCTTGGTTATCTGCCGGGTTTTCGCGTCGACCGGACCGGAGCGGCGGTTGTTGGCGCGCTGGCGATGATCGGTTTCGGGCGGATCACCGACAAACAGGCCTGGGACGCGATCGATTACCACACAGTCGGGCTGCTGTTCGGCCTGATGGTCGTATCGGGGGCTTTCACGGTTTCCGGTTTCTATCAGTGGTTGGCCGGGCGGGTTGCCTCGCTGAAGGTCTCGCCGCCGGCGTTGCTTGCTTTCCTTGTGGTTACCGGCGGTGGGCTTTCCGCCGTGCTGACCAATGATGTCGTGATTGTCGCGATGACGCCGCTTCTGGTCTCGATCACCATGTCGCGCGGCCTCAATCCGGTTCCCTTCCTGCTCGGCTTCTGTTTCGCGACCAATACCGGGTCGGTGGCGACGATCATCGGCAGCCCGCAGAACATGATCGCCGCGCAGACGCTCGGCCTGTCGTTCACTGGCTTCATGAAGGTGGCGCTGGTGCCGGCGCTGATCTCGCTGCCGGTCGTCTGGGGCGCGGTATGCCTGATCTATCGCGGGCGCTGGAACCTTGCCGCGGTGGAAGAACGGCCCCCGTCCGCCACGGTCGCCGCGCCCGCCCAGAAACTCGATATCGCCGAGACCATCAAGGCGGCCATCGTTACCGTCGCCGTTGTCGCCGCCTTTGTCTTTACAGACTGGCCGCGCGAAATGGTGGCCCTTTCGGCCGCCGCCGTCATGCTGGTCAACCGTCAGGTGTCGTCGAAGGAGGTCATCGGAACGGTCGATGGCAATCTCCTTCTGCTGCTGGCCGGGCTGTTCGTGGTCAATGCGGCGCTGGCCCAAACCGGAATGCCGCAGAAGGTGGTTCACGATCTTCAGGGAGCAGGCGTCGATTTCGCCAACCCCTCGATCCTGTTCCTCGTCGCATCCGCGCTCAGCAATATCGTCGGCAACAATCCGGCGGTCATGCTGCTCGCGCCCTTCCTGCCGCATGCGGCCAATACCGATGCGCTGGGTGCGGCCCTTGCGCTCGGCACGGGCTTTTCCAGCAACCTGATCATCTTCGGCAGCCTTGCCGGCATCATCGTGGTCGAGCAGGCGAAGGACCGGGGCGTGAAGATCGGCATGGGCGAATTCTGCCGTGCCGGCGTCCCCGTCACGCTGCTGTGCATGGTGCTTGCGCTCCTCTGGATCGCGTTTCTGACCTGA
- a CDS encoding META domain-containing protein: MSRSVLTVLASLLAATTAHAQDMRMITGEAMMRERMALPDDAELVVEARGFQNALLATHSDESNGRQVPWPFELAIPQGVAAKLTAAIRIDGANRFVSEPVMIAAGNNDADIGDLMLTAFTPTAFSSTFMCGDIRLQAGFQGEEAVVETDERIYHLAPAISADGAKYQSEDGRNVFWSKGDSALVTLDGEDLPDCVMVPAEAEKAWSAQGNEPGWRAVIAGDRFGLDMNYGEDRLDLRLPEPEVVDGAYRYGFDQYALAFTVRAGLCQDDMSGRLFPQSVELETATGTLKGCGGDTLELLTGPDWTVDAIDGSVLADMAARPAFSISDEGQIFGTTGCNRFTGAFSVNGEGGIAIGPLATTRMACDDALMKQEQAFLEALDASESFDFGPDGALLLTSGAETLIEASR; the protein is encoded by the coding sequence ATGTCCCGTTCCGTTCTGACAGTTCTGGCTAGCCTTCTGGCGGCAACGACCGCGCATGCGCAGGACATGCGTATGATCACCGGCGAGGCCATGATGCGCGAACGCATGGCGCTGCCGGACGATGCCGAACTTGTCGTCGAGGCACGCGGTTTTCAAAACGCCCTGCTGGCGACGCACAGCGATGAGTCGAACGGCCGGCAGGTGCCATGGCCGTTCGAACTGGCCATCCCACAAGGCGTCGCGGCGAAGCTGACAGCGGCGATCCGGATCGACGGCGCCAACCGGTTTGTGAGCGAACCGGTCATGATCGCGGCGGGAAACAATGATGCCGATATCGGAGACCTTATGCTGACGGCGTTCACGCCCACGGCCTTCAGCAGCACCTTCATGTGCGGTGATATCCGCCTTCAGGCCGGCTTTCAGGGCGAGGAAGCCGTGGTCGAGACCGATGAGAGGATTTACCACCTCGCCCCGGCAATCTCCGCGGATGGCGCGAAATACCAGTCCGAGGACGGCCGAAACGTCTTCTGGAGCAAGGGCGACAGCGCGCTGGTGACGCTCGATGGCGAGGACCTGCCGGATTGCGTCATGGTGCCGGCTGAGGCGGAAAAGGCATGGTCGGCGCAGGGCAATGAGCCCGGCTGGCGCGCCGTCATCGCAGGTGACCGGTTTGGGCTGGACATGAATTACGGGGAAGACCGCCTCGACCTCCGCCTGCCGGAGCCGGAGGTGGTCGACGGAGCCTATCGCTACGGTTTCGACCAATACGCCCTCGCCTTCACCGTACGAGCCGGCCTATGCCAGGATGACATGAGCGGCCGGCTGTTTCCGCAAAGCGTCGAACTGGAAACGGCAACCGGAACGCTGAAGGGCTGCGGCGGCGATACGCTCGAACTGCTGACCGGCCCCGATTGGACCGTCGACGCGATCGACGGCAGCGTGCTCGCCGACATGGCCGCTCGCCCCGCCTTCTCGATCAGCGACGAAGGCCAGATCTTCGGCACCACAGGCTGCAATCGCTTCACCGGGGCGTTCTCGGTCAATGGCGAGGGCGGCATCGCCATCGGCCCGCTGGCAACGACGCGGATGGCCTGCGACGACGCCCTGATGAAGCAGGAACAGGCCTTCCTTGAGGCGCTGGATGCGAGCGAAAGCTTCGACTTCGGGCCGGACGGCGCGCTGTTGCTGACGTCGGGCGCCGAAACGCTTATCGAAGCGAGCCGCTGA
- the clcA gene encoding H(+)/Cl(-) exchange transporter ClcA: MDNSAEELEQPGSRNAQIRFVALAALAGILTGSVGSVFHLLIDWLQAWPRVLATHVDGVVLVAAAALITMCATLVSVYVVRRYAPEAGGSGVQEIEGAMQGLRTVRWQRVLPIKFLTGIVSIASGLVLGREGPTIHIGASFSAAITDFFKVSETERRGMLGAGAAAGLACAFNAPLAAILFIVEETHRQFPYTFRTYMGVIIAAVLATVMTQVIGGTAPDFSMAVASPELYLLPAFVVLGVLLGFLGVSLNAALMWTGSFAARLNGRVPYLYPAVVGLVVGGLFVTMPLAVTGGEHVVTSLAAHSASLQVLLALAVIRYVTMTASYSAGTPGGIFAPILALSMCVGLAFGGIVELVTPHGIPLAFGMAAMGGLFSASVRAPIVGVVLTLELTGAYTMVMPLIVTCMTANMVAEWIGGRPIYDQLLERTLRKAGIDPAAKGEDKTGLA; this comes from the coding sequence ATGGATAATTCCGCAGAAGAGCTCGAGCAACCGGGAAGCCGGAACGCGCAGATCCGCTTCGTCGCCCTTGCGGCCCTGGCGGGAATTCTGACGGGGTCCGTCGGGTCCGTGTTCCATTTGCTGATCGACTGGCTTCAGGCATGGCCCCGCGTCCTCGCAACGCATGTTGATGGCGTCGTGCTTGTCGCCGCTGCCGCCCTGATCACGATGTGCGCGACGCTGGTCTCGGTCTATGTCGTCCGCCGATACGCACCCGAGGCTGGCGGCAGCGGCGTGCAGGAGATCGAAGGCGCCATGCAGGGCTTGCGCACCGTTCGGTGGCAAAGAGTGCTGCCGATCAAGTTCCTGACCGGCATCGTCTCGATCGCGTCGGGGCTGGTGCTCGGCCGCGAAGGCCCGACGATCCATATCGGCGCTTCGTTTTCGGCGGCGATCACTGATTTCTTCAAGGTCAGCGAAACCGAGCGGCGCGGCATGCTGGGCGCCGGTGCGGCCGCCGGTCTCGCCTGCGCCTTCAATGCTCCGCTCGCCGCCATCCTGTTCATCGTCGAGGAAACCCACCGGCAGTTTCCCTATACCTTCCGCACCTATATGGGCGTGATCATCGCCGCCGTGCTCGCGACGGTCATGACCCAGGTTATCGGCGGCACGGCGCCGGATTTCTCGATGGCGGTGGCGAGCCCGGAGCTCTACCTGCTGCCGGCCTTCGTCGTCCTTGGGGTGCTGCTTGGTTTCCTGGGCGTCAGCCTCAACGCGGCGCTGATGTGGACGGGCTCGTTCGCCGCCCGTCTCAACGGGCGCGTGCCCTATCTCTATCCTGCCGTGGTCGGCCTCGTCGTCGGCGGATTGTTCGTGACGATGCCGCTTGCGGTGACTGGCGGCGAGCATGTGGTGACCTCGCTTGCCGCCCACAGCGCCAGCCTTCAGGTTCTGCTGGCGCTTGCCGTAATCCGCTATGTCACCATGACGGCGAGCTATTCGGCGGGCACGCCGGGCGGCATTTTCGCGCCGATCCTGGCGCTTTCGATGTGCGTCGGTCTGGCCTTCGGTGGCATCGTCGAACTGGTGACGCCCCACGGCATACCGCTCGCCTTCGGCATGGCGGCGATGGGCGGACTGTTTTCCGCCTCCGTGCGCGCGCCGATCGTCGGCGTGGTGCTGACGCTGGAACTGACCGGCGCCTACACCATGGTCATGCCGCTGATCGTCACCTGCATGACGGCAAACATGGTCGCCGAATGGATCGGCGGACGCCCGATCTACGACCAGTTGCTGGAACGCACGCTGAGAAAGGCCGGCATCGACCCGGCGGCCAAGGGCGAGGACAAGACCGGCCTGGCATGA
- a CDS encoding TrkA C-terminal domain-containing protein — MTEWLVATLRENVEIPLFLCLVVGFTVGRVQVRGISLGEVTATLLAALAIGQIGFEISPKMKFVFFSLYLFAVGYSAGPQFVRALFEGGFKQAGFAVVVCIMSLLSVYAVARLAGLDVGAAAGFFAGSATTSPSLPLSETAIAKSSMTAAAKAHALDLMPAAFSISFIIGTLSSVIVLAIVGPRLLKIDLAAACRAYVEKMGGNDSKARRGTAWHQYVARAYRVDEKSPLVGLNVADAEHFFDNHRLFLARLRREGEIMEATTSVTIAAGDIIALAGSRHVLLSEVSKVLEEVDDAELLGVQVEGTDVLITSSALAGETLKALADLPETRGVFITAIHRGALSVSIPVFADTTLYRGDVIRIIGRPTDIAGFAKKFGYLDRETERADIAFISAAIVAGAVIGALSFRVGEVPLTLSTAGGILLIGLFFGWLRSVHPVFGRVPGATLWFMNSIGLNLFIAALGLAAAPALAGGLKELGPVFLLWSLVASIVPSLLAIYLGKYVFRFDDAILFGCCAGARKSSPALAMLTEKAESQVPAIGFSVGYAVSTTLLILFGLVIVMMM, encoded by the coding sequence ATGACCGAATGGCTTGTCGCCACGTTGCGAGAAAACGTGGAAATACCGCTCTTTCTCTGCCTTGTCGTCGGTTTCACCGTGGGGCGGGTTCAAGTCAGGGGCATCTCGCTTGGCGAAGTGACCGCCACGCTGCTTGCGGCGCTCGCCATCGGCCAGATCGGATTCGAAATCTCGCCGAAGATGAAATTCGTGTTCTTCTCGCTCTATCTGTTCGCCGTCGGTTACAGCGCCGGTCCGCAATTCGTCCGCGCCCTGTTCGAGGGCGGTTTCAAGCAGGCGGGGTTTGCGGTCGTCGTCTGTATCATGAGCCTGCTCAGTGTCTATGCCGTCGCCCGGCTTGCCGGTCTCGATGTGGGCGCGGCGGCAGGTTTCTTCGCCGGCTCGGCAACCACTTCGCCATCCCTCCCGCTTTCCGAAACCGCGATCGCGAAATCGTCCATGACGGCGGCGGCCAAGGCCCACGCGCTCGACCTCATGCCGGCTGCCTTCTCCATCAGCTTCATCATCGGCACGCTCAGTTCCGTGATCGTGCTGGCGATCGTCGGGCCCCGGCTTCTGAAAATCGATCTCGCCGCCGCCTGCCGCGCCTATGTCGAAAAAATGGGCGGCAATGACAGCAAGGCCCGTCGGGGAACCGCCTGGCATCAATATGTCGCGCGCGCCTATCGCGTCGATGAAAAATCCCCGCTGGTCGGCCTCAACGTCGCCGATGCCGAACATTTCTTCGACAATCACCGGCTGTTCCTGGCGCGCCTGCGCCGGGAAGGCGAGATCATGGAGGCCACCACCTCCGTCACGATCGCGGCCGGCGACATCATCGCCCTTGCCGGATCGCGGCATGTGCTTCTCAGCGAAGTCAGCAAGGTGCTCGAGGAAGTCGACGACGCGGAGCTGCTCGGCGTCCAGGTCGAGGGCACCGACGTGCTGATCACGTCGAGCGCGTTGGCCGGCGAGACGCTGAAGGCGCTCGCGGACCTTCCCGAGACGCGCGGCGTGTTCATCACCGCTATCCATCGCGGAGCCCTGTCCGTGTCGATACCGGTTTTCGCCGACACGACGCTTTATCGCGGCGACGTGATCAGGATCATCGGGCGGCCCACCGACATCGCCGGTTTCGCGAAGAAATTCGGCTATCTCGACCGGGAAACCGAGCGCGCCGACATCGCCTTCATCAGCGCCGCGATCGTCGCCGGCGCCGTGATCGGCGCGCTGAGCTTCAGGGTCGGCGAGGTGCCGCTGACGCTGTCGACGGCCGGCGGCATCCTGCTTATCGGTCTCTTCTTCGGCTGGCTCCGCTCGGTGCACCCTGTCTTCGGCCGGGTACCGGGAGCCACGCTGTGGTTCATGAACTCGATCGGCCTCAACCTGTTCATCGCAGCCCTTGGCCTTGCCGCCGCGCCCGCCCTTGCCGGCGGGCTGAAGGAGCTGGGGCCGGTCTTCCTGCTCTGGAGCCTGGTCGCTTCCATCGTCCCGTCGCTATTGGCGATCTATCTCGGGAAATACGTCTTCCGCTTCGATGACGCCATCCTGTTCGGTTGCTGCGCGGGAGCGCGAAAATCATCCCCGGCGCTGGCGATGCTGACCGAAAAGGCTGAAAGCCAGGTCCCGGCGATCGGCTTTTCGGTCGGATACGCGGTCTCCACCACGCTGCTGATCCTGTTCGGCCTGGTGATCGTGATGATGATGTGA
- a CDS encoding gluconate 2-dehydrogenase subunit 3 family protein, protein MREMPGRPSRRGFLKGTAAGVAIASLAGSANAQAPQKEPPPPLDQYERVYFNEAEWAFVMAACDRLIPSGGNGPGAIDCRVPVFIDRQLAGNFGTAADWYMQGPFDPAANPTLGFQSPLTPAEIYRQAIPVFQDWCKTNHGDSFENLEAATQDAALTSLQKGEVGLAPELRDFFQFLLANTKEGYFADPGYGGNHDMQAWVYIGFPGARGAFTSWPGRENAKYPLGPVSISGERA, encoded by the coding sequence ATGCGTGAGATGCCAGGACGTCCGTCTCGGCGCGGGTTCCTCAAGGGAACGGCCGCCGGGGTGGCGATTGCTTCGCTTGCCGGCTCGGCCAATGCGCAAGCGCCCCAGAAGGAACCCCCGCCGCCGCTCGATCAGTATGAGCGGGTCTATTTCAACGAGGCCGAATGGGCGTTCGTGATGGCCGCCTGCGACCGTCTGATTCCCTCCGGCGGCAATGGTCCCGGCGCGATCGACTGTCGGGTGCCGGTCTTCATCGACCGGCAGCTCGCAGGCAATTTCGGCACGGCCGCGGACTGGTACATGCAGGGCCCGTTCGATCCTGCCGCCAATCCCACGCTCGGTTTCCAGAGCCCGCTGACGCCGGCAGAAATCTACCGCCAGGCGATTCCCGTCTTTCAGGACTGGTGCAAGACCAACCATGGCGACAGTTTCGAAAATCTCGAAGCGGCAACACAGGATGCCGCGCTGACATCGCTGCAAAAGGGCGAGGTGGGGCTGGCCCCCGAGCTGCGCGATTTCTTCCAGTTCCTGCTCGCCAACACCAAGGAGGGCTATTTCGCCGATCCCGGTTATGGCGGCAATCACGACATGCAGGCCTGGGTCTATATCGGCTTTCCCGGCGCGCGCGGCGCCTTCACCTCCTGGCCGGGCCGCGAGAACGCCAAATATCCGCTCGGTCCCGTGTCGATCAGCGGGGAGAGGGCGTAA